From a single Planctellipticum variicoloris genomic region:
- a CDS encoding EAL domain-containing protein codes for MTATSHSAEPTPRTPADESRRESWTGEGDAVSVLACINAALSELRDRLPDDLLANLQDVARSASAVQARSSLQSSGLVASQADAIVRSAEMIEELERTRCELERAHQTAEQTAQDTELLANTIFERTCSALFVLKERACIACNRNALRLFGVSRDEVIGQYPGFLFTADPRGEDAPGAIFGYEAAMLHGHFCEESIRRRKNGEVFWCEITLSAFRVRGQDHLLAVVKDITRRKQVEEQLRLFAGVFDNIQEGVAILDRRGIIREANPAFERVSGRPPEEITDRPLQEVVNWSFEDLPRVLESVIAGEPWAGRMRIGDPCRRPKSFLVSFSPSLDARGDGSVIALFSDVTRIERTQRRLRRQVLHDPLTGLPNRRYCREQIQCLIQHSADAGSAFAVCFLDLDDFKHVNDSLGHKAGDQLLQIVARRLKKAVSQGVFVARFGGDEFAILIPDIDPLRIRIAEVADAVLKSLRRPFRLAGTQAFVGISMGVTIYPTHAGNVDTLLQNADVAMYSAKDSGKNQVCIFSDDLRAVAEDRHHTQSALRRALGDNQISIEYQPQVWTTTGRLAGCEALARWRNSAGQIISPTKFIPIAEQTGLITALGDFVLATTCRQAVAWRLAGCLPDRVAINLSPRQLRHPRFVERMEEILAETGVRPEWLELEITENAVMEDVQQSMRVMDRLAAMGIRLAIDDFGTGYSSLSYLKSFNIHCLKIDKSFVSDLPDDESALAIARSIVSLAKGRGLSVVAEGVETSPQYECLMEMGCDLIQGFIVSQPLTPAAFEAWSKDQPFSGALRFPVGNSSPFSFS; via the coding sequence GTGACTGCTACTTCCCACTCCGCTGAACCGACACCGCGCACGCCCGCCGACGAAAGCCGACGGGAATCGTGGACTGGCGAAGGCGATGCGGTCTCGGTGCTGGCCTGCATCAACGCCGCCCTCTCGGAACTTCGCGATCGACTCCCGGACGACCTGCTGGCCAATCTGCAGGATGTCGCCCGATCGGCCTCCGCAGTCCAGGCCCGATCCTCCCTGCAGTCCAGCGGGCTGGTCGCTTCCCAGGCGGACGCCATCGTCCGCTCGGCGGAAATGATCGAGGAACTCGAACGAACGCGCTGCGAACTCGAACGGGCTCATCAGACCGCCGAGCAGACCGCCCAGGACACTGAACTCCTCGCAAATACCATCTTCGAACGAACCTGCAGCGCGCTGTTCGTCCTCAAAGAACGAGCCTGCATCGCCTGCAATCGCAACGCCCTGCGACTGTTCGGCGTCTCCCGCGACGAAGTCATCGGCCAATATCCCGGCTTTCTCTTCACCGCCGACCCCCGCGGAGAAGACGCCCCCGGCGCCATCTTCGGCTACGAAGCCGCCATGCTTCACGGACACTTCTGCGAGGAATCGATCCGCCGCAGAAAGAACGGCGAAGTCTTCTGGTGCGAGATCACCCTCTCGGCGTTTCGCGTCCGCGGCCAGGACCATCTGCTCGCAGTCGTCAAAGACATCACGCGCCGAAAACAGGTCGAGGAGCAGTTGCGGCTCTTCGCCGGCGTCTTCGACAACATTCAGGAAGGCGTCGCCATTCTCGACCGGCGCGGCATCATCCGTGAAGCCAATCCCGCCTTCGAACGCGTTTCCGGACGCCCCCCCGAGGAAATCACCGACCGCCCGCTGCAGGAAGTCGTCAACTGGTCGTTCGAAGACCTTCCGCGCGTCCTCGAATCCGTCATCGCCGGCGAACCCTGGGCCGGACGGATGCGCATCGGCGACCCCTGCCGAAGGCCGAAATCGTTCCTCGTCTCCTTCAGCCCCTCGCTCGATGCGCGCGGCGATGGCAGCGTCATCGCCCTCTTCTCCGACGTCACGCGAATCGAGCGCACTCAGCGCCGCCTCCGTCGGCAGGTCCTGCACGATCCCCTGACCGGCCTGCCGAACCGCCGATATTGCCGCGAACAGATTCAGTGCCTCATCCAGCACTCCGCCGACGCCGGCTCCGCCTTCGCCGTCTGCTTCCTCGACCTCGATGACTTCAAACACGTCAACGACTCGCTCGGTCACAAAGCCGGCGATCAGCTCCTCCAGATCGTCGCCCGCCGGCTCAAGAAGGCCGTCAGCCAGGGAGTCTTCGTCGCCCGTTTCGGCGGCGATGAATTCGCCATTCTGATCCCCGACATCGACCCGCTCCGCATCCGCATCGCCGAAGTCGCCGACGCCGTCCTCAAGTCGCTCAGACGCCCGTTCCGGCTCGCCGGTACCCAGGCCTTCGTCGGCATCAGCATGGGCGTCACCATCTACCCCACGCACGCGGGAAACGTCGACACCCTGCTCCAGAACGCCGACGTCGCCATGTACTCCGCCAAGGATTCCGGCAAGAACCAGGTCTGCATCTTCTCCGACGACCTCCGCGCCGTCGCCGAAGATCGACACCACACCCAGAGCGCCCTGCGCCGCGCACTGGGCGACAACCAGATCTCCATCGAATACCAGCCGCAAGTCTGGACGACCACCGGCCGGCTCGCCGGCTGCGAAGCCCTGGCCCGCTGGCGCAATTCCGCCGGCCAGATCATCTCGCCGACCAAGTTCATCCCCATCGCCGAGCAGACTGGCCTCATCACCGCGCTCGGAGACTTCGTCCTCGCCACCACCTGCCGTCAGGCCGTCGCCTGGCGGCTGGCCGGTTGCCTCCCTGACCGCGTCGCCATCAATCTCTCCCCCCGACAGCTCCGCCATCCGCGCTTCGTGGAGCGCATGGAAGAGATCCTCGCCGAAACCGGCGTCCGACCCGAATGGCTGGAACTCGAAATCACCGAAAACGCCGTGATGGAAGACGTCCAGCAGTCCATGCGCGTCATGGACCGCCTGGCCGCCATGGGCATCCGGCTCGCGATCGACGACTTCGGCACCGGCTACTCGTCCCTCAGCTACCTCAAGTCATTCAACATCCATTGCCTCAAAATCGACAAGTCGTTCGTCAGCGATCTCCCCGATGACGAGTCCGCCCTCGCCATCGCCCGTTCGATCGTCTCCCTCGCCAAGGGCCGCGGATTGAGCGTCGTCGCCGAAGGAGTCGAAACCTCCCCCCAGTACGAATGCCTCATGGAAATGGGCTGCGACCTGATCCAGGGCTTCATCGTCAGCCAGCCCCTGACCCCCGCCGCCTTCGAAGCTTGGTCGAAGGACCAGCCCTTCAGCGGCGCCCTCCGCTTCCCCGTCGGCAACTCCTCCCCGTTCTCTTTCTCCTGA
- a CDS encoding Ni/Fe hydrogenase subunit alpha translates to MSDELVDVPILTRVEGEGALTLRLRDGKLVDAQLRIYEPPRLFEALLRGRPLEDAPDITARICGICPVAYQMSAVHALEMALGVMISPEIRRLRRLLYCGEWIESHALHTHLLQAPDFFDAASGIELAQRFPEEVTRGLQLKKFGNRLLEMLGGRAIHPINVAVGGFHRWPPRAEWDALIPSFEWGLEAAQAAARWVATFPFPDFEQDYESVCVAGPGEYPFNEGDIAIGPSMTIPVAEYEQHFAERQVAHSTALQSVRLPAETAYLVGPLARINLQREHLRPVARRLADEIGFENPCRNPYRAIVARGLELVQAYEEALTILREGVPRGPSRISYTPRAGQGCAATEAPRGLLYHHYEVDDAGRLVSARIIPPTSQNQGQIENDLRAYATRQLLTTTRRDVIATGCERLVRSYDPCISCATHFLKVRWEDAV, encoded by the coding sequence GTGAGCGATGAGCTGGTGGACGTGCCGATTCTGACTCGCGTCGAAGGGGAGGGAGCGCTGACGCTCCGGCTGCGCGACGGGAAGCTCGTCGATGCGCAACTGCGGATCTACGAGCCGCCCCGGCTGTTCGAAGCCCTGCTGCGCGGCCGGCCGTTGGAGGATGCGCCGGACATCACGGCCCGGATCTGCGGGATCTGTCCGGTGGCGTATCAGATGAGTGCGGTCCATGCGTTGGAGATGGCGCTGGGGGTGATGATCTCGCCGGAGATCCGCCGGTTGCGCCGGCTGCTGTATTGCGGCGAGTGGATCGAGAGTCATGCGCTGCATACGCACCTGCTGCAGGCGCCGGATTTCTTTGACGCAGCCAGCGGAATCGAGCTGGCGCAGCGGTTTCCGGAGGAAGTCACCCGTGGGCTGCAGCTCAAGAAGTTTGGCAACCGGCTGCTGGAGATGCTGGGGGGGCGGGCGATTCATCCGATCAATGTGGCCGTCGGCGGGTTCCATCGCTGGCCGCCCCGCGCGGAGTGGGACGCGTTGATACCCTCGTTCGAATGGGGGCTGGAAGCGGCCCAGGCGGCGGCCCGCTGGGTGGCGACGTTTCCGTTTCCGGACTTCGAACAGGATTATGAAAGCGTGTGCGTCGCGGGGCCGGGGGAATATCCTTTCAACGAAGGAGACATCGCGATCGGTCCGTCCATGACGATTCCTGTCGCCGAGTATGAGCAGCATTTCGCTGAGCGGCAGGTGGCGCATTCGACGGCGCTGCAGTCGGTGCGGCTGCCGGCGGAAACGGCCTATCTGGTCGGACCGCTGGCGCGAATCAACCTGCAGAGGGAGCATCTGCGGCCCGTGGCCCGGCGGCTGGCGGATGAGATTGGATTCGAGAATCCCTGTCGGAATCCGTACCGCGCCATCGTGGCCCGCGGGCTGGAACTGGTGCAGGCGTACGAGGAAGCTCTGACGATTCTGCGGGAAGGAGTTCCGCGGGGGCCGAGTCGGATTTCGTACACGCCGCGGGCGGGGCAGGGCTGCGCTGCGACGGAAGCTCCGCGCGGGCTGTTGTATCACCACTACGAGGTGGACGACGCCGGCCGGCTGGTGTCGGCGCGGATCATTCCGCCGACGTCGCAGAATCAGGGGCAGATCGAGAATGATTTGCGGGCCTATGCGACGCGGCAGCTACTCACCACAACGCGGCGGGATGTGATTGCGACCGGTTGCGAACGGCTGGTGCGGTCGTACGATCCGTGCATCAGTTGCGCGACGCACTTTCTGAAGGTTCGCTGGGAGGACGCGGTATGA
- a CDS encoding oxidoreductase: MSQRPRVAVAKFTSCDGCQLSLLDAEDDLLAVCERVELAHFAEASSDLQPGPYDVALVEGSITTEHDAERLRELRRQARYLVTIGACATSGGIQALRAWGDVGEWVEAVYPTPAFIDTLATSTPIAEHVLVDFELRGCPISAKQLVTVITALAEGRRPKLPSHSVCLDCKRRGTVCVVVAQGTACLGPVTQTGCGAICPAYNRGCYGCYGPMPQANGRRLVDQFQRLGHGADRLVPLLRNFNAAAPDFRRESERLEQAADGGAS, translated from the coding sequence ATGAGCCAGCGACCGCGAGTGGCGGTGGCCAAATTCACTTCGTGCGACGGCTGCCAGTTGTCGCTGCTGGACGCGGAGGATGATCTGCTGGCCGTGTGCGAGCGAGTCGAGCTGGCGCACTTTGCGGAGGCCAGCAGCGATCTGCAGCCGGGGCCTTACGATGTGGCGCTGGTCGAGGGTTCGATTACGACAGAGCACGACGCCGAGCGATTGCGCGAGCTCCGGCGACAGGCGCGGTACCTGGTGACGATCGGCGCGTGCGCCACCTCCGGGGGCATACAGGCGTTGCGGGCATGGGGCGATGTGGGGGAGTGGGTGGAGGCGGTCTACCCGACGCCGGCCTTCATCGACACGCTGGCAACGTCGACGCCGATCGCCGAGCATGTCCTCGTTGATTTTGAGCTGCGGGGCTGCCCGATTTCCGCGAAGCAACTGGTGACGGTGATTACCGCCCTGGCGGAAGGCCGGCGACCGAAGCTGCCGTCGCACAGCGTCTGTCTGGACTGCAAGCGGCGGGGGACTGTCTGCGTGGTGGTGGCTCAGGGAACGGCGTGTCTTGGACCGGTGACGCAGACCGGCTGCGGCGCGATCTGCCCGGCTTACAATCGCGGATGTTACGGTTGTTATGGACCGATGCCGCAGGCGAACGGGCGCCGGCTGGTCGATCAGTTTCAGCGACTGGGACATGGAGCGGACCGGCTGGTGCCGCTATTGCGGAACTTCAACGCGGCAGCCCCGGACTTTCGGCGGGAGTCGGAACGGCTGGAGCAAGCTGCGGACGGAGGCGCGTCGTGA
- a CDS encoding FAD/NAD(P)-binding protein — protein MTPSLHADPWQLQAATIREIVPELDDIATYRLETSTGGDFSFQPGQFNMLYLPGVGEAAISMSGDPHRRGAWIHTVRVAGNVTRTLAGLRVGDTVGVRGPFGTGWPVDDWIGKDVVLVAGGVGLAPLRPVIYDILHRRSLFGRVWLILGARTPGGLLYPAEHAAWTQGGIRVEQTVDRALGDWTGHVGVVTLLLDRLRLPSPENTCVATCGPEVMMRYTAISAERRGISAERVWVSLERSMQCAAGLCGHCQLAEQFVCKDGPVFRYDRVARLMTVEGL, from the coding sequence ATGACGCCATCACTGCACGCCGATCCGTGGCAGCTTCAGGCGGCGACGATCCGGGAGATTGTGCCGGAGCTGGATGACATTGCCACGTATCGTCTGGAAACGAGTACCGGCGGCGATTTCTCGTTTCAGCCCGGGCAGTTCAATATGCTCTACCTGCCGGGTGTGGGGGAGGCGGCAATTTCAATGAGCGGCGACCCGCATCGGCGGGGCGCGTGGATTCACACGGTGCGCGTGGCGGGGAATGTGACGCGGACGCTGGCGGGGTTGCGCGTCGGAGACACCGTGGGAGTGCGCGGGCCGTTCGGAACCGGCTGGCCGGTCGACGACTGGATCGGGAAGGACGTCGTGCTGGTGGCGGGCGGCGTGGGCCTCGCGCCCCTGCGGCCGGTGATTTATGACATTCTGCATCGGCGGTCGCTGTTCGGTCGCGTCTGGCTGATCCTCGGTGCGCGCACGCCTGGGGGTCTGCTGTATCCGGCGGAACATGCTGCGTGGACGCAGGGCGGGATTCGGGTCGAGCAGACGGTCGACCGGGCGCTCGGTGACTGGACAGGGCATGTGGGAGTGGTGACGCTGCTGCTCGACCGACTGCGACTGCCGTCGCCGGAAAACACCTGCGTGGCGACGTGCGGACCTGAAGTGATGATGCGGTACACGGCGATCAGCGCGGAGCGGCGCGGGATTTCCGCCGAGCGGGTGTGGGTGTCGCTGGAGCGGAGCATGCAGTGCGCGGCCGGACTGTGCGGGCACTGTCAACTGGCCGAGCAGTTCGTCTGCAAGGACGGGCCGGTCTTCCGGTACGATCGCGTGGCGCGACTGATGACTGTGGAGGGACTGTGA
- a CDS encoding cyclic nucleotide-binding domain-containing protein — protein MALPEAVGESDFLRGLPQRCLERVCEQISVRRYDPGATLFEEGSRHDELHIVASGHVRLDMRVPGKGRIPILTAGPGDVLAWSAVIGNQVMTSSATALERVETAAIPGAELRELCGADHELGYHVMRQLAAALSRRLVATRLQLLDLFEGHVPFLPGSDIRGRQLDPEC, from the coding sequence ATGGCGCTTCCTGAAGCTGTTGGAGAGAGCGATTTTCTCCGGGGGTTGCCGCAGCGCTGCCTGGAGCGAGTGTGCGAGCAGATCTCGGTGCGGCGCTACGATCCGGGCGCCACGCTCTTCGAGGAAGGCTCGCGGCACGACGAATTGCACATTGTGGCGTCCGGGCATGTCCGGCTCGACATGCGCGTGCCTGGTAAGGGGCGGATTCCCATTCTGACAGCCGGTCCGGGGGACGTGCTGGCGTGGTCAGCGGTCATCGGTAATCAGGTGATGACCAGTTCGGCGACGGCGCTGGAGCGGGTCGAGACGGCCGCGATTCCCGGGGCCGAGTTGCGGGAGTTGTGCGGGGCCGATCACGAATTGGGTTACCATGTGATGCGACAGCTCGCCGCTGCGCTGTCGCGGCGACTGGTGGCCACGCGGCTGCAGTTGCTGGACCTGTTTGAAGGGCACGTCCCGTTTCTCCCCGGTTCCGACATTCGCGGGCGTCAGCTCGATCCGGAATGCTGA
- a CDS encoding 4Fe-4S dicluster domain-containing protein, which yields MPDSERFLPKPGLQQLIDELHRRGYVVAGPTIAEEAITYDAIDSVDQLPAGWTDEQGPGHYRLKRREDEAWFGYVVGPHSWKRYLFPPQVVLTTSTPEGAGWTFSTPADDVPPHAFLGVRACELAAIRIQDKVFLDGPYQDPIYRRRREQTVLIAVNCTQAASTCFCQSMETGPRCQSGFDLALTELADGFVCEIGTDRGRKLLEACETVTVADGQFDAAEIARQQAVDQQGRQLETAGLPELLAATRNHAHWEEVGDRCLSCTNCTMVCPTCFCSSVDEVRDLTSGRVDRERKWDSCFHTDFSYMNGGVVRTETAHRYRQWLTHKLGTWHAQFGTSGCVGCGRCIAWCPVGIDIVAEVQALREEPRE from the coding sequence ATGCCGGATAGCGAGCGTTTTCTGCCGAAGCCGGGCCTGCAACAGCTTATCGACGAGCTGCACCGGCGGGGCTACGTGGTCGCGGGGCCGACGATCGCCGAGGAGGCGATCACCTACGACGCGATCGACTCGGTCGACCAGCTTCCGGCCGGCTGGACCGACGAGCAGGGACCGGGGCACTACCGGCTCAAGCGACGCGAGGACGAGGCCTGGTTCGGCTATGTCGTGGGGCCGCACTCGTGGAAACGGTATCTGTTTCCGCCGCAGGTGGTGTTGACAACGTCGACGCCGGAGGGGGCCGGCTGGACGTTTTCGACGCCTGCGGACGATGTTCCGCCGCATGCGTTTCTGGGGGTCCGGGCGTGCGAGCTGGCGGCGATTCGGATTCAGGACAAAGTGTTTCTGGATGGGCCGTATCAGGATCCGATCTACCGTCGGCGTCGGGAACAGACAGTGCTGATTGCTGTGAATTGCACGCAGGCGGCCAGCACGTGTTTCTGCCAGTCGATGGAGACGGGGCCGCGCTGTCAGTCGGGGTTTGATCTGGCGTTGACCGAGCTGGCGGACGGTTTCGTGTGTGAGATCGGGACCGACCGCGGCCGGAAACTGCTGGAGGCCTGCGAGACTGTGACCGTCGCGGACGGACAGTTCGATGCGGCCGAAATTGCCCGGCAGCAGGCGGTCGATCAGCAGGGGCGGCAGCTTGAAACGGCGGGACTGCCGGAACTGTTGGCCGCGACGCGGAATCATGCGCACTGGGAGGAGGTGGGGGATCGGTGCCTGTCGTGCACCAACTGCACGATGGTCTGTCCCACCTGTTTCTGCAGTTCGGTTGATGAGGTTCGCGATCTGACTTCGGGACGGGTCGACCGCGAGCGAAAGTGGGACTCCTGCTTCCACACGGACTTCAGCTACATGAACGGCGGCGTGGTCCGGACCGAGACGGCCCATCGATACCGGCAGTGGCTGACGCACAAGCTGGGAACGTGGCATGCCCAGTTCGGAACATCGGGCTGCGTCGGGTGCGGGAGGTGCATCGCCTGGTGTCCGGTCGGCATCGACATTGTGGCCGAGGTCCAGGCGCTGCGGGAGGAACCCCGGGAATGA
- a CDS encoding acetyl-CoA hydrolase/transferase family protein, whose protein sequence is MTEWQQHAVDADQVVAHLRSGMNVFVHGAAATPAPLLEALVRRPDLENIRLYHMHLDGPVPFAEPEHSPRFRSISLFTGPGLRTPVAEGRADFIPVFLSDIPGLFLSGQIRLDAALLQLSPPDTHGLCTLGTSVDSALAAVQKAPLLLAEINERMPRTHGHSALPLSRVRAFAATRRELPAHALQVETEVEARIGELIADLVEDQACLQLGIGGIPDAVLSRLGNKRDLGIHTEMFSDGVVPLAEAGVITNRFKSIHPGRIVTSFVMGSRRLYDFIDDNPLVEFHPCDRTNDTSLIRKIDNMIAINSAIQIDLTGQVCADSIGHRIYSGIGGQMDFIRGAAVSRGGKPIIALPSTAAGGKISRIVPELNPGAGVVTTRGHVHWIVTEFGAVNLHGKALGERGEALVSIAHPDFRAELRNQLRNLKRFI, encoded by the coding sequence ATGACGGAGTGGCAGCAGCATGCCGTTGACGCAGACCAGGTCGTGGCTCACCTGCGCAGCGGAATGAACGTCTTCGTTCACGGCGCCGCCGCCACCCCCGCGCCCCTCCTCGAAGCCCTGGTCCGCCGTCCGGACCTGGAAAACATCCGTCTCTACCACATGCACCTGGATGGTCCCGTCCCCTTCGCCGAACCGGAGCACAGCCCCCGCTTTCGCTCCATCTCGCTTTTCACCGGTCCGGGACTCCGCACTCCGGTCGCGGAGGGACGCGCCGACTTCATACCGGTCTTCCTCTCCGACATTCCCGGACTGTTTCTCAGCGGTCAGATCCGACTCGACGCGGCTCTGCTCCAATTGTCGCCCCCTGACACTCATGGACTTTGTACGCTCGGAACCTCCGTGGACTCTGCCCTTGCCGCCGTCCAGAAAGCCCCCTTGCTCCTCGCCGAGATCAACGAACGCATGCCCCGCACGCACGGACACAGCGCACTCCCGCTGTCGCGCGTCAGAGCATTCGCCGCCACCCGTCGCGAACTGCCGGCTCATGCCTTGCAGGTCGAAACTGAAGTGGAAGCCCGCATCGGCGAGTTGATCGCCGACCTTGTCGAAGACCAGGCCTGTCTGCAGCTCGGCATCGGCGGCATCCCCGACGCCGTCCTCAGCCGACTGGGCAATAAGCGAGATCTCGGCATCCACACCGAAATGTTCTCCGACGGCGTCGTCCCTCTCGCGGAAGCAGGTGTCATCACCAACCGCTTCAAATCCATTCATCCGGGGCGGATTGTTACGAGCTTCGTCATGGGCTCCCGCCGGCTCTACGACTTCATCGACGACAATCCCCTCGTCGAGTTCCACCCCTGCGACCGAACCAACGATACGTCGCTGATCCGCAAGATCGATAACATGATCGCGATCAACTCGGCGATCCAGATCGACCTCACCGGCCAGGTCTGCGCCGACTCCATCGGCCACCGGATTTACTCCGGTATCGGAGGCCAGATGGACTTTATCCGCGGTGCAGCAGTCTCGCGCGGCGGCAAACCGATCATCGCCCTGCCCTCGACGGCCGCGGGAGGCAAGATTTCCCGCATTGTTCCCGAGCTGAATCCCGGCGCCGGGGTCGTCACCACCCGCGGCCACGTCCACTGGATCGTCACCGAATTCGGCGCCGTCAACCTGCACGGCAAGGCTTTGGGCGAACGGGGAGAAGCCCTCGTCTCAATCGCCCATCCCGACTTCCGGGCCGAACTGCGCAACCAGCTCCGAAATCTGAAACGCTTCATCTGA
- a CDS encoding alpha/beta hydrolase family protein: MPAPWARVLLLLVATASLSAQAPARAADLQQTEITSSLDQTLQPLRYFAPENPETPIPLLVVLHTWSGDYRQAGFIEDCLQQSVSRGWALIHPQFRGPNIRPEAGGSNLAVQDVLDAVDWISRQTRIDPRRIYLVGASGGGHMTLLMAGRHPERWAAASAWVPIADLAAWHAESVARKQRYAEDVQKLCGGVPGASAQVDAEYRNRSPLTWLPRAKNVPLDIEAGIHDGHTGSVPVSHSLNAFNVLAVAVGKPDLQFADAEIRCIVQEQRVPESLAFRGESPAVRKHKILLQRSAGPARVTLFEGGHEGDMAAAIDWLAGHQKSVER; the protein is encoded by the coding sequence ATGCCAGCTCCCTGGGCCCGCGTCCTCCTGCTGCTTGTCGCCACCGCTTCGCTTTCAGCGCAGGCTCCAGCCAGGGCCGCCGATCTGCAGCAGACGGAAATCACCAGCTCGCTCGACCAGACCCTCCAGCCCCTCCGCTACTTCGCTCCGGAAAATCCCGAGACTCCCATCCCGCTCCTTGTCGTCTTGCACACCTGGAGCGGCGACTACCGCCAGGCCGGCTTCATCGAAGACTGCCTCCAGCAGTCCGTCAGCCGCGGCTGGGCGCTGATTCATCCCCAGTTCCGCGGACCCAACATCCGCCCCGAAGCAGGTGGCTCCAACCTCGCCGTCCAGGACGTCCTCGACGCGGTCGACTGGATCAGCCGGCAGACGCGCATCGATCCCCGCCGGATCTACCTCGTTGGCGCATCAGGCGGCGGGCACATGACCCTCCTCATGGCCGGCCGCCATCCCGAACGCTGGGCCGCCGCCTCCGCCTGGGTCCCCATCGCCGACCTCGCCGCCTGGCACGCCGAGTCCGTCGCCCGCAAACAGCGCTACGCCGAAGACGTCCAAAAACTCTGCGGAGGCGTTCCAGGAGCCTCGGCCCAAGTCGACGCCGAATATCGCAATCGCTCTCCCCTGACCTGGCTCCCGCGCGCCAAAAACGTCCCCCTCGACATCGAAGCCGGAATCCACGACGGCCACACCGGCTCCGTCCCCGTCTCCCATTCGCTGAACGCCTTCAACGTCCTCGCCGTCGCCGTCGGCAAACCCGATCTCCAGTTCGCCGACGCCGAAATCCGGTGCATCGTGCAGGAGCAACGCGTTCCGGAGTCCCTCGCCTTTCGTGGAGAGTCCCCCGCCGTCCGCAAGCACAAAATCCTGCTGCAGCGCTCCGCTGGCCCCGCCCGCGTCACCCTCTTCGAAGGAGGTCACGAAGGGGACATGGCCGCCGCCATCGACTGGCTCGCCGGCCACCAGAAATCCGTCGAGCGTTGA
- a CDS encoding HDIG domain-containing metalloprotein, producing the protein MPSICPPREASLLLVREYVSNEGLIRHMLAVEAAVRAYARRFGADEHLWGTAALLHDFDYERCPNPPEHPLRGSRILRERGYPEEMIYAILSHADSLQAEFPRRSLLDRRCMRAMSCAAS; encoded by the coding sequence ATGCCGTCAATCTGTCCGCCGCGCGAGGCGAGCCTGCTGCTGGTTCGCGAGTACGTCAGCAATGAGGGACTCATTCGCCATATGCTGGCGGTCGAGGCGGCCGTGCGGGCCTACGCCCGGAGATTCGGCGCGGACGAGCATCTGTGGGGGACGGCTGCGCTGCTGCACGACTTCGACTATGAGCGCTGCCCGAATCCTCCGGAGCACCCGCTGCGGGGGTCTCGGATTCTTCGGGAGCGGGGATACCCGGAGGAGATGATTTACGCGATTCTCTCGCACGCGGACTCCCTGCAGGCCGAGTTCCCGCGCCGCTCATTGCTCGACAGACGCTGTATGCGTGCAATGAGCTGTGCGGCTTCCTGA
- a CDS encoding SelL-related redox protein: protein MPIPPAPPWTFWCLRIAAVYNVVWGLAAILFPSAFFLSLGIEPPNYPALWQCLGMVIGVYGVGYWIAANDPATHWPIVLVGLLGKIFGPIGFVWSALWGEFPWSMGWTILANDLVWWLPFTAILLHAVRIHDARRLAEQARPLAEELRNYKLADGQSLWDASHTQPLLVVFLRHSGCTFCREAVAEVGRQKAELERRGVKPVFIHMSDFEDARKMATTYGAEGIDFISDPARRLYHAFDLSLGTLGELFSPSVWWRGGGAEGVFWKYGAGPLEGNGLQKAGVFLVDRGEIVRAHRHKTSGDRIDYLELACPLPPQAGK, encoded by the coding sequence ATGCCCATCCCTCCGGCCCCCCCCTGGACCTTCTGGTGCCTCCGCATCGCCGCGGTCTACAACGTCGTCTGGGGGCTCGCCGCCATCCTGTTCCCCTCCGCCTTCTTTCTCTCCCTGGGCATCGAGCCCCCCAACTACCCGGCCCTCTGGCAATGCCTCGGCATGGTCATTGGCGTCTACGGCGTCGGCTACTGGATCGCCGCCAATGATCCCGCCACCCACTGGCCGATCGTCCTCGTCGGACTGCTCGGCAAAATCTTCGGCCCCATCGGCTTCGTCTGGTCGGCCCTGTGGGGCGAATTCCCCTGGTCGATGGGCTGGACCATCCTCGCCAACGATCTCGTCTGGTGGCTGCCGTTCACCGCAATTCTGCTGCACGCCGTCCGCATTCACGACGCCCGCCGGCTCGCCGAACAGGCCCGGCCGCTCGCGGAAGAACTGCGGAACTACAAACTGGCCGACGGCCAGTCGTTGTGGGACGCCTCGCACACGCAGCCCCTGCTCGTCGTCTTCCTGCGACACAGCGGCTGCACCTTCTGCCGCGAAGCCGTCGCCGAGGTCGGCCGGCAGAAGGCCGAACTGGAACGCCGGGGCGTAAAGCCGGTCTTCATCCACATGAGCGACTTCGAAGACGCCCGGAAGATGGCCACGACCTACGGCGCCGAAGGAATCGACTTCATCAGCGACCCCGCACGCCGCCTGTATCACGCCTTCGATCTGTCGCTCGGAACGCTCGGAGAGCTCTTTTCACCCTCAGTCTGGTGGCGCGGCGGCGGAGCCGAAGGGGTCTTCTGGAAATACGGCGCCGGCCCGCTGGAAGGCAACGGCCTCCAGAAAGCTGGCGTCTTCCTCGTCGACCGCGGAGAAATCGTCCGCGCCCATCGCCACAAAACCTCCGGCGACCGCATCGACTACCTCGAACTCGCCTGCCCCCTCCCCCCACAAGCAGGAAAGTAA